The following nucleotide sequence is from Calonectris borealis chromosome 5, bCalBor7.hap1.2, whole genome shotgun sequence.
AGAGTTTGAAATATCGCTACAGCAAGTGCTCTCAAAAGGAGCCCTTGTCAACTGTCCCAACACGGGCTGACGGACAAGTCAAAGCTCTTCCATTCACCCTACGTCAAAGTTTCTTAATCTAGCAAACCCATGAGACAGCAAGAGATGGTTCACAGGAGGAAACCAAAAGCTATACCCAGGCTTTCAAGTACATAAACAAAAGAAGGTAAAACACACCACTTAAGGCTTGCCCTATATTTCATTTGGTGGTAAATAAAAACCACCAGGCCAGTTCTGCACAAGATGATCAGCagattattttttacaaaaagatgAGGCAGCCCTCGGGtgtgtttttaaaaggttaaGCGGTTAGTAAGACTGAGAAATGCTGCCCTACGTAACACACTTTCCCAAAGGCAATAAAGTCTGGAAAAATCTTGAACCGGAACACTTGTACTGAAAACTAAACCAAAGCATACGCTACTCCATAAACAAGAAGCGCATTGCAACAAACCAAGAGCGTATGAACTATAGTGCCAGTTCCTCCTACCCAGGCAAAAAAGCCTGCAAGCCATTACTATGCCAGAACGCCAGTTAATTTAGTGGTTAGGGCTTCTTATCCCATACCACACTCCCGACTCAGACTTCAATCCTTAGGAGACAAACTTCACTGTTAAACACGAAGCGTACAAGCAAAAACCCTATAGAGAATTGAAATGCGTGAGTTTCAATTCTTTATCAGCATAGCTTGTATTTACCATTTCCACATGAAACTGTCAAGAGCAGAAGGCAAAGCCAAATGCAcaattgcatttgttttctttctccactcTCAATTTCTGACTCCAAATTAAGTACTGGATTTTTAATACAGCAAGAGTAGGCTCTACAATagcttccttattttttaaaaggcaacaaaaataaagcactAAATACATTCTACCATCTTCATTCCTTGATCTTGCAAATGCGCTTGTGCAAAGCTAAGCCAGAAGGAAGCTGCATAGCGACCATTACCCCAAATCCAGCCGCTTGGTCTGATCTCTTGGTTGACTATACCTGGTTCTCTCATTGCTGTACATCAACAGAAGGCGCACCAAGTGCCAGACGGTAACACACCTGGCATATCAGCAAGGGGAATTAACTCTGGAAGAGCTTTAACAAGTGGGGCAGCCCAGCTCACCCCTGAACATGGCAAGGTAGGGTAGCAAGTGCCTGCTACAGCCACACTCTCTCCTGGACAGCGGAGTCGGGAGGAACAGCATGGCAGACCTGCAGGAGAGGGGATGAGGCAGCTCCCAGATGGTATAGTAACACACGTCCCTGAAACATCCGACAAGAGGCACCTGGGTGGTCAGGGAAGAACTGCTCCCCTAACTGAAACACTCTCCTGCTAGGGGCGGGGAGAGAATACAGTTAGGGTGGCAAGGATGAGGGCACGGGGCTGCTCAACGGGCAGAAGTCACCCTCCGAGTCCCTTTGCTctaggcacctcccaggaggctTTCCGATGCTCGGAGAGGAGTCGAGGCACTGAGGCACCTGCACCCAGCGGTACTCACGGGAGGGTCCGCACCCCCCGCGCGGTGGGAGCCCCAGCTCCACGCAGAGagtgccgccgccgcccgccctgccccgtccccccggCAGAGCCCACCTGGCAGAAGCAGCGCcgctccgccgcgccgggcggcCCGCGGGGCACCACCGGCAGTAGCACAACGGCGAGTCCCagcgcctgcagcagcagcccgctgcccgccgccatCTCGCCGCCccagcaccgccgccgccgccggctgaAGAAGCCGCTCCGCGTACCGCCCCTCGCCgggggcgcggccgccgccggctaCGCGCCGCGCCGCACGCAGCCCGGCCCGCGGGGCTGCCCACTGCGGAAGGGCGTCCGGGTCCTTACCGGGCAGCGGGGAGGTGGCCCGGGGAAGCTGCCCAACACCTCGGCCGCGGTGACTCATTCGTGCCGGGACGGGGTGGCCCTGCCGGTAGATGGGCGAAAACCAGCCCGTGCTCGGGGCCCACGTCCGCAAAGGTGCCCCGACCGTCGGTAAGAGCCTGGGCGTTCCCCGGCCCGCACGGGGTGGCAGCTGGCCCTGCTCCGGGGGAGGTGCCGCTACCGGGGCACCCTCCCTCCGAGCAGGAGGGCGAGGGTGTGTAaagcgggggcagggggagggccCGCAGCACCCCCGGCCCGCCGCAGCCTCCGCTCATCCCCCGTCTCCTCACAGACCCACGGGCCTTTTGTCCCGGCTCTGGCTGCGAGGGAGACCCGTCCGAGTTCTCCTGTGCCCACAGGCCGAGGTCGCTCCTTAATCCATAAACTCGTACCTGGCAGCACTGGAAACGAGCCTTTGCCAAGCGGCCAGCGGAACCCCTGGCTGGGCTGTACGTAACTCGCGACCTGTCCCTGTCCTTGACATCGCCAAAGCTCCCGCACCGCCCAAACCCGGGGCAGCCGCCTCTGACAGGAACCGGGCGCGACGACTGAGGAGCGGAGCCGTGGGGGGCTCCCCAGGAGGCTCGGCCTGGCTGTTACTCGTGCCAGATACCGCGCTGCGCGGGTGCCCGCACGTACACACACGTATACGCACCTATAGATAAATACGGGCGCGGGCCGCCCGCCCGACGCCCAGGGGCCGGCTGTATATTCCCGCCTGTCGCGACGCGCATGCGCGTCGCCTAGCGCatgccccccccgccgcccctccgcggcggcagggggcgctgcggcGCGCGAAAGGGCGCGGGcgcgcgcggggggcggggcgggcgcgcggcCCTGCCCCCGGCGGCCATGGCCCTTCCCGGCATTCCCTATGAGCGGCGGCTGCTCATCATGGCGGACCCGAGAGACAAGGCGCTGCAGGACTACCGCAAGaagctgctggagcacaaggagATTGACGGCCGCCTCAAGGAGTGTGAGCGCCGTCCCGAGGGCCGCCGCCGTGGGGATCGCCGCCGCTGAGCGCCCGGGGAGCCCTGAGGgagcccggcggccgccgcgtcGCTGCCAGCGCTTCGTCATGGGCctggccgggccccgcggggcagcgccggcgggcgggcgggggccgggcccgaGCGCTGCCGGTCGCGGCGGCAGGGCCTTGCGTCGCGGCTCCCCTTGCCAGCGCCGTGGCTGTTTCCCGTTCCCCCGGGGAGAGCCCCGCGCCCTGGGGACCCCCCTTGCGTTGGGGTGGGCGGGAGGGTCAGGCCCTGCCGCCTCCAAGTCGAGCCGGGCGGTTCTCTTTCCTCAGCCTTTTCCCCCGTAAGGTTTTTCTGTCAgccctttattttcctgtttctctgttACATCGTTCTGGCAGTAGCATGTCCCCCCGTACAAATGTTAGTGCCGTGCAAAGGCACTGATACCTTTGAATTTGAGCTTTTTAAATACTGGATTGGGTTTTTAGACGCCTTCTGCAGAGTGTTTTCACTAATAAGAGAGGGTGTGCAGGCCTTGGAGTTGCTGAGCAGGGGTTCCGCTGTGCTTGCAGGAGGATGAGTTACTGGGTGTGCAGATCTCCCACAGTCTAGCtctatctgctgcttttctgctatAAAGGGCCTGGTCCTGAGTTACTATTGGATTGAATGTTAGCAAAATCCtgtgtttccttcctcttctagTAAGGGAACAGCTGAAAGAGCTCACCAAGCaatatgaaaaatcagaaaatgatCTCAAGGCCTTGCAGAGTGTCGGGCAGGTACGTAAGAGAAACGAGCTCATAGCAGCCTGTGCTGGTGGTTGACAGCGGACTTGCCTGGAGGTAGCACTTAAGTCCATTTCTGGTATCGAGAAAGAGTAAGCGGGAATGGTACAGCTAACAGAAACAAGGGCCTTACCATCAGGAGCAGACACACCAAGCATATGGGGTAGAGAGATTTTCTGTGTTTGTCCTGGTTGACGGAGAtgtgttaaagaaataaaagtgctaGCAAACAGCatgaagcaggagaaagaatttCAAAGGTGACAGTCATCTTCCATGTCCTGAAACGTGTTAAATGTTGTTTTGCAATGGTAATTTATCTGTAGGCTAATACTGCATTTATTCTTTTGCAGATTGTTGGCGAGGTTCTTAAACAGCTAACAGAAGAGAAATGTAAGTACACTGGACTGTTACATTctttaaaatcttgaaaataagCTTTTGTAGATAAAATCTGGCTAAAGATTTGGAGGAGTAAAGAATTAGAGTATCAATGATTGAgtattaacagaaaaatatcatATACTGCATAGTTCAGAAGCATAATTCAGAGCAGTGAATCaagtaaatttgatttttttctttgatcttcTCTCTCCAGTCATTGTGAAGGCGACAAATGGACCAAGATACGTGGTGGGCTGTCGTCGTCAGGTAGCTGATCTATGTGAACATTCATTAAAAGTTTGCTTTGGTCTTGAATATTAGTATTGCTTTTGATAAACTGGGTTCTCAATGGGATTAAGTACTTTCTTCTTTAAGGTGTATATGGCTATTTTATACTGGTATCCACTTGTCCTCTCCCTTCGTAGCTGGTAGTAGTGTAACTTCCTAGTAAAGACAAAGCAGTCCAAAACATTCCTGGAACCTTTTATTCTGTTCATTGAGTTGAAGCTCTGTCTTTCTGCCTGATTTTGAACTCTATGAAGATTAATCAACTGTGTAAAGTCTCCCTTGCGATGTTGTGAACACGGCATATGACCATTACTGTCATAGTGCTGAGCTTTAGATTTAATGTTATATAACTATAtatcttcatgtattttttctaatgtttttacACCACTCTTCAATAAATAATTATGGTAGGCAAGGCCCCTGTTGTAAACGCTCTGAGGGATTTTTATTTGTCCTTAGTGATCTTAAAAAAAGCCCTGTCATTTCTAGTCTACGAGACAACAGCTTTTTTACCTACACTAAATTCTATATAAGTTAGACATTTCAATACAGAACCTTCCTCACAGCATAATCCAGCTTCTGCTATAGTCAGCAAGAACCACTTAGAGGtgctctttgctttttatttttatacaaaagtACAAGGGATGTAGTGCAGGCATGGTTTAAAAACTGCTTGTTGGTTAATTGAGCACTGAATGTGACCCACTTACAGTATTTAAAACCCATAGATCGGCTATCGTAGATCAGCTATTCCTTACCAAAGCTGCCTATTAAGTAGGAATGACAATACTTAGTGAAAGTGTTCTGCAACTGCAGAGCCTTTGGGGGAGCAAAAGTGAATCTCTAGTTAGATTTTATTACACTTACCCCTGACTTtgagaaatggaaggaaagaagaatatGTACGAAATGTGAGACTGTAAGGTATCTCTGAACAGAGAATAGCGACCCCAGGGAAGGATCATGTATCCTGAGAAGGCAGCAGCATTTTACTTAGTTATTTTAATGCACAAATAAGGTTAAGATCTTTTAACAGCTGTGACTTCTCAGTGCATCTTGAACTGATTCATTTATGGCAGAGAAAGGTATCTGCAGTTCAGCTTTTAACACATCACAATTGTAGCACGTTCTCTTATATTACGGAAattgtgaaaaatagaaatttcttCAGTAAAAGGAGCACAGGTGATGCTGTTGATGTTaaaggtggcttttttttctctttctgaagagaaacagGTGCTCATTGCAGAATTTTGAACTCTTACTGATTCTATgcgaagaaagaaaatgtttttgcaagaCTAATATACAAATGTTTTGCAGTACCCAGAATTCTCTGGATTAGCTTAAGGTTTATACGTGGAAGTTAACTTGAAGAGCAGTGTAATAGAACTCCAACATGCAAAAGTTAATCAGCTCTATTCAGATGATTCATCCGTAATGGTGTTGTGGTGGCTGTTGGAACCAAGAGGCAACAAGCAAATGCAGAGCGGGGAGCCTGCTGTACtttgaagaatttaaaaagagGGGCAGAGGGGGCGTTTCTAGCTGTCAGAGGAATTCCTGGTGAAGACCCGCAATTAACAATACTTAGCAGTAAGCAGCGAACAAAACTTATGCAGTAAATATTTTCCTATGGTATTGACTCTGTCAATGGATTGTATATTTTTCAGTAAGGATGgaccttttctcctccttttggaGACAAACTATTTGAGAAATGTGGGTACCAGTAAGTGTGTTATTTCATGCAGTATGTATACAGATATCCTTGACTTTCCTCGAGCGTACCGATTGCTTGCATAAAAATCTGCAAGAATTGTTAGTATTGGAAtgctttttaaatacataattttaagcTTCATCCCTTTCATGATGTTATGGTGCAAACTCACTATTTTCTTTCACCAGAatggacaaaatatttttctggaacaTAAGTATACTTAATTCCACTTAGGGGCATGTGAGGTAGTCCTGAGGTTCTGTGTTGAAACAGAGATAAATCCTAAGGAATAGGGTGTGCTTGGATGAGCCTGGCATTCCAGCATGTACTTTCAAGTTTATTCTTCAGTAAAAACACTCTTTGATCTTAAAAGATCCTTGATTTGATACCAGAGACTAAAAAAACATATCCGTGATTgttttcaaaatgtcaaaatatcAAGGCAAATAATTTCCCGTGGAGTGTTTTGCAGACTAGAAGAACTAGTTTTTGATCAAAGTCCTtgtggctgtgctgtgctgctgaggaaggggagcaAAACTGtttaaattgaaacaaaattaCTTCCCCATCTAAAGTTCATTTCCTGAGGAATTCAAGGTCAAGTGGTTTCTCTTTGATTTCTTCCCACTGCAGAGTAACTTAAATCTATTGGGCAATGGTGAATCTGATAGAATTTCAAGCTTTTACAGGTTTCTTAAGATTAGGCAGCTGGATAGAGGTCGTCTTAGTGACCCCAGTAAGGGAGGAGTGACAGCTTGATCCTGAACACTACTGGAGACTGAAGAGCCCATGTGGGCAAGGGCTCTTATAAATTCCTTGGGGGATCTTATAAATTCCCCCAGCGGGGGCGACGGGAAGCTTCAGGCAGTGCTTGCAAACAGTTGTCGAAGTCCCTGTTGTTCAGATGCCATATCGGTAAAGCTCAGAATAAATAGGTTTCATGTTCTTCAAATGTGGACTGAGtaccttttttttcaaaaaaaaaaaaaaaaaagagaagaaattaggTAATCTCTGTGATGGTTGTTGAAGGTTGTGTTGTGTGAGAGGTGAGACTGCTCTCCTAGACCAGGTTTCCTAAAAACAAGGTGAGAAATGCAAGTTAGTTGTTTTAATCCCAGCAGAATTTAACAGGGTGTGCTGGAATAGGACTGCTAATGTTTAAAAATCTCATAAAAATGGAGTAAGCAGACAAAAGCTTCTGAGGCAGATGAGTAGGGCATCTGAAGTAAATGATAGCAAAAGAATAACAACTGGGGTGGCTGACTTTGAAGATGCGATATAACTGGATATGTGAAAATGTGCGAATGATGGAAGGCTTGGAGAAAATACGTTAGGAACGTCTATTCACCCTTTCTGTCAGTCTAGAAATGAGAAAGCCATTGAGTAGAAGGGTGGCAAGTTCGGACTCAAATGGGCAGGCTGTTCCGTGTGTCCTTAAAGGAGGATTGCTTACTTGTTCTGAGACAGCTGGTTCTGCCCTGTGTTGAGCAGAGGGGAGGATTAGATCTCTCACTAATCCAGTCAGATtgacagcagtaaaaaaaaaaaaaaaaaattacagactagaaaatagtatttattttcaaaagtggtAGAGGTAAGTTAACGACTTGCTGTTCAAGATCTATTTCAACATTAACAAAAATTCTCTCTGTGGTCTGGTTTAGCTCTGCTGGTGTCCAGTTGTGACAACCAACAGGTTCATTGGTCTAGGCCAGCTCCGGGATCGCTTCTCCCGAAGATCATGTTCCCATGAAACAGTGGGCCAGCTTTTTCCTAGTTTAAGCATTCCCAAAAATGGTGGTGACGGGGACACAGTGTGGACTAAATGAGCTGCTTGGCATGTAGCTCAGTagccttgttttcttcttgtgtGTGATTGAGCGAAGAGTGCAAGCTACAGTAAACATCTTGGCTAAAACCAGACATTGTTTTGGAGTGTGGTTCTAATAGAAATACCTTCTTTGTGACTAGCTTGACAAAAGTAAGCTGAAGCCGGGGACAAGAGTTGCTCTGGATATGACCACTCTCACTATTATGAGGTAGGTTTCTGCTCTACAGCTGCTCTTCTGCTCATCatgcaaagggggaaaaatagtGATCTGAGTAGATTACACAAAGGCTTGAGTAATCAGTTCTGTAatgttttgtaaatgttttctgcAAAGCAGTGCTTCAGTAAGGACAATTACTTTGAGGGAAGGCTTATGTGTCTTATATAAGGTTAAAAAGAAATTGGctgttctttaagaaaataattaatttacaactcagcattttcagcagttttttaaGCTTTTAGTTGTTTGGTTTAAAACTTGAAAAAGTTTGCTAGGTTTGggatttattctgtgttttcaacAAACGTTATCAAGATGggaggagaagaaataattttcatagtTGCTGTAAAGTTTATTGCAATAATGTTATAAATGTGTCTGCACAATGAAAATGTCTACTCTTAACTCTCTTTTCCAGATATTTGCCAAGGGAAGTGGATCCACTGGTTTATAATATGTCTCATGAAGATCCAGGGGATGTTTCATATTCTGAGATTGGAGGGTTGTCGGAACAAATCCGAGAGCTGcgagaggtatccagtatctcAAAAACACTTATCGAATTGTGGGATGTGTTCTGAGTGAAGTTTTTCAGTGCAAAAATATCTTATTGATGTTTGTCCTAAACTGTCATGAGACAGGCTGTTAAAGGATCCTATCAGATGAGTGATTTCCATGTTTCATTAACTTAGACTACATATTCCTGTACTAGAACATAACTTTTGAAAtgttgtttaaatgttttccagctTTGTAATTGTCTTTGTGGCAAACAGCAGTGTGATTGCGGGGTGCTGGTGCACTCATACTGAAGTAATCCTGTTAGCTTGGGCATCAGTGCTGCAGGCTGTGCAAGCCTGCCCAGGAATGCGGGTGTTTGAAGACGAGCTCGCGCGGCTGTCAGCCAACTGACTGTAACAGAGATCGTTTGTGCGCTGTGCACACGCTTTGCAGTAGTAGAGAAAGATTATTCTAAACACCAAAGCCCAATTTTCAAACTGGCTTATAACTTATCTCTACCGCTACAGAAGCTTGGAATGAGATTAAACTAAAGAAAATCCCCTAAATAAGAGGGTTTGAAGGATCCAAGACCCTTTAGGCTAAGGGATTGCCATAAAGTCAGGTGGGAGGGCATAGTTAGGACTGACAGCCAACAAACCAAACTTGAATTTTGCACAAAAACTGCTAGAATCGCTCTGAGTAGTGATATTACGACAATGGCAAAACATGGTTTGAGCAAAGAGCGTGAAGAGAAACAAGCCATTGTGGAGCTGAATTCTGAACGACAAGGGCAGGATTGTGGATCAGTCTGTTAGATCAGTCTGATGTTTTCTTACTTACCTGTTTCTCTTACAAAATATGCTGGACAGATAAATAATAATACAGGTATCTGGAAAACAGACTGGCAAGTGTAACGTTAGCTTCCTGGGATTGCTGATCTATTTTAAAACTCAAACAGAGTCTCTGTTTATCTGTCTCTTCACAGGTAATAGAATTGCCGCTTACAAACCCAGAATTATTCCAGCGTGTGGGAATTATACCTCCAAAAGGCTGCTTGCTCTACGGTCCCCCTGGTGAGTCTTATGAAAGGGTAATGAAGGCTTAGTTGTCACTCTCAAATTGTGGCAATAGccttgtttgttctttcttttttccccccttccttccttccttccccttctttttttttttcccaaatcgcTAGCATGCAATGTTGGGTTACTAGTTAAACAGCTTCAATCTCTTGTCTCTCCAGGTACAGGGAAAACACTTTTGGCCAGAGCTGTTGCTAGCCAGCTTGACTGCAACTTCCTAAAGGTAGTGGAACTTTACTCTTGCACGCACGCACGTGCACACATGCTTAATCTGTTTGCACTCCAGCATCTTCACTCGTGTGTCTTTCAAAAGGTGGTGTCGAGTTCGATAGTGGACAAGTACATTGGTGAAAGTGC
It contains:
- the PSMC6 gene encoding 26S proteasome regulatory subunit 10B gives rise to the protein MALPGIPYERRLLIMADPRDKALQDYRKKLLEHKEIDGRLKELREQLKELTKQYEKSENDLKALQSVGQIVGEVLKQLTEEKFIVKATNGPRYVVGCRRQLDKSKLKPGTRVALDMTTLTIMRYLPREVDPLVYNMSHEDPGDVSYSEIGGLSEQIRELREVIELPLTNPELFQRVGIIPPKGCLLYGPPGTGKTLLARAVASQLDCNFLKVVSSSIVDKYIGESARLIREMFNYARDHQPCIIFMDEIDAIGGRRFSEGTSADREIQRTLMELLNQMDGFDTLHRVKMIMATNRPDTLDPALLRPGRLDRKIHIDLPNEQARLDILKIHAGPITKHGEIDYEAIVKLSDGFNGADLRNVCTEAGMFAIRADHDFVVQEDFMKAVRKVADSKKLESKLDYKPV